Below is a genomic region from Hypomesus transpacificus isolate Combined female chromosome 1, fHypTra1, whole genome shotgun sequence.
ACCAGACACAGGCAAGGAACAAGTTAACTGCTCACTATAGTTAAGGGTTGTTGACTTGAAGCAAATTAAGCCAATTTCATTCTCAATCAAATAACGATTAAATGACGGTATACCTATATGTGTAAGGCCATAGCAGAAATGAAGATGTTATTAAAGACTCATACAAATGGTAGTCAGAATGACATGTAGACTATTAATGGTAAAATTATTTGCTGGAAAAATGCCAAGACATTCAATCGATAACATCACACTGAAGACAAACTATTAGCCCATCTCCTTTCTAAATGACGTATTTACAGCTCTATGATGATGAGATAAATACTGTCGTCTTTATTTGGTGATGTGGAGTGGAGAGATAGTGGCCTAGTCATCACTCTGCCTTTTTTGGAAGAGAAGTCTGGTCGGAAAAAGTTATTCTGCATTGACTAATAGCCTACATGGCTTCGAAGGGTGGGAAGTTGTTTAAATATTAGACTAGCTTGTTTAAATTGATGGAATTTCATCTGTTTTTCGAATATAGCCTACTGTAAATAACAAAATTTCCTTTAATGTTTATTTACTTCCAGAGGACGGATTTGTGTTCAGGTCAGACGAGTGTGAGAACGACTTCAACCGAGGATCGCACTCTGACAGCGAGGCTCCGGACGAGTTGTGTAGTGAGGAGAGCAGCAGCGCAGTGACCGGGAACGGTGAAGGGGAACTAGGACACCACGATGACGACGATCATGGGAGCAAGAGCCCAGTGTCTGGTAGTCAGCAGAACCAGCAATCAGAGTCGAATGGACAAAGTCATCAAGCTAAGCCGAAGAGGAAGCGCTCTGGCTCGGACTCAAAGTCTGGTAAGCCTCGAAGGGCTCGGACTGCTTTCACGTATGAACAACTTGTTGCTCTTGAGAACAAATTCAAGTCCACTCGATACCTGTCGGTGTGCGAAAGGCTTAACTTGGCACTGTCACTCAGCTTGACGGAGACCCAGGTCAAAATCTGGTTCCAAAATCGACGAACCAAGTGGAAAAAACAGAACCCGGGAGCAGACACGAGCGCACCGACAggcgggggcggagggggcCCTAACGGACAGGGTAACGGACTGGGGGGCCTGAGCCCCCTTAGCCCGTCTCCCCCCATGGGCGGTCACCTGTCAATGCACACGGGGTATCCGGGTCACGGGCCGGGTGGGCTGGTGTGCACCACGCAGTTACCCTTCCTTTCCAGTCACGCGGTTCTGTCTCCTTTCATGTTGGGGTCACAGGCGTATGGCGCGCCCGCCTTCTACACCTCACACCTGTAATGAGGCCCACCGTCCCGGAGAACTTTTGACTGAACTAGAAACGTCTAATTTCAGACTGTGTTATACTAACTGACTTGGTGATATTATTTGGTTCACCATGAATTATTTATAGTTTTAAACGGACAGAGAAGCTTGGTCGGACCGGTTTCCCAAGGCACTACGTGCGTCATACGGTCATCGTTAGTGCCTCGTTAGGTTACTATTTGAGGCATTAGCTGAGCAAtgggcagatacacacacaaacacacacgcacacttacaaATGTGTCCATGTTGTTGTCAAGGACAAACTACCGATAAAACAAAACCCGCATCTTCACCGCAGGTCGAAGAGGACTTTTCCTAACAATGtattttactttttattttgaTAGAATGTTAATACTCGGGGTCAAAGTGTAAATACAATTGTTAACAAATAtatgtttaggttttaattCTGAATGCAGTTTTAAAGATTATTAGAAAAAGTTGAAGATAAAAATGACATTATTATGTATCAATATTAAACATTCATTTACATCTGGAATGGCTTGAAATATTGTAAGTACTGTGTAACTAAACTGTGAACGTTTTAAACATGTTTGTTCTCCTATTATTTACTATATTTATTCACTCACTCTAGTTTCCTGGAAACCTATTGGCACTCATGAATGCTCTTTCACTGAATTTGTTTTTGATAAGACAAAAGTATAAGATAATAAACAAGTTCACTTTGCAAACGAATAATTTGATATTGGTATTTAGTAGCATATAGGCGAGATTCTGTTTTGTATCAGTCgatttattttctcttttctcgcagcgaattaaaaattaCACTTTTGGAAATTAAACACCTTATTTCACTTTTTTCTTAAAAGATTGTACGTCTGACCAGTCTATTCCATTTGAACACTGGACTAGGAAC
It encodes:
- the nkx1.2lb gene encoding NK1 transcription factor-related protein 1; protein product: MNRENTGDIIVPPVSGVAAQTAVIVVAAPESMDNHGEKRLVANELSVFSCPAGREVQLGDSRNNSPPQEPAPVAMPTVHRTTSFSVLDILDPNKFTSKKHNPNRTGTEFAFGEENRGDDSNHALDQKSYAEDYEPCKKPTGLIKDGFVFRSDECENDFNRGSHSDSEAPDELCSEESSSAVTGNGEGELGHHDDDDHGSKSPVSGSQQNQQSESNGQSHQAKPKRKRSGSDSKSGKPRRARTAFTYEQLVALENKFKSTRYLSVCERLNLALSLSLTETQVKIWFQNRRTKWKKQNPGADTSAPTGGGGGGPNGQGNGLGGLSPLSPSPPMGGHLSMHTGYPGHGPGGLVCTTQLPFLSSHAVLSPFMLGSQAYGAPAFYTSHL